The Peribacillus sp. FSL E2-0218 genome contains a region encoding:
- a CDS encoding lysophospholipid acyltransferase family protein, which translates to MDFYTFAKNVVKGVLTPAYRVKTLGKEHFPKEGGVLICSNHIDNLDPPVVGMTSPRDIHFMAKEELFQAPVLKGILPRVNAFPVKRGNSDRESLRKGLKLLKEGKVLGLFPEGTRSKTGELGEGLAGAGFFALRSDAVIIPCAIIGPYKFLRPLKVVYGPPIDFNEYREQKISADEATKIIMDRIGKLISEHK; encoded by the coding sequence TTGGATTTTTACACATTTGCCAAAAACGTTGTAAAAGGCGTTTTAACGCCTGCTTATAGGGTTAAAACCTTAGGAAAGGAACATTTCCCTAAAGAGGGCGGTGTCTTGATCTGCTCCAATCACATTGATAATTTGGATCCGCCCGTAGTTGGCATGACATCACCTCGCGATATACATTTCATGGCGAAGGAAGAGTTGTTTCAAGCTCCTGTTTTAAAGGGTATATTACCTAGGGTGAATGCTTTTCCGGTCAAGCGGGGCAACAGTGACCGGGAATCGCTCAGGAAGGGTTTAAAGCTTCTGAAGGAAGGCAAGGTCCTCGGGCTGTTTCCCGAAGGAACCAGAAGTAAAACTGGTGAATTGGGAGAAGGCTTGGCAGGTGCTGGTTTTTTCGCATTGCGATCTGATGCCGTGATCATACCTTGTGCAATCATCGGCCCCTATAAGTTTTTACGGCCATTGAAGGTGGTTTACGGTCCTCCCATCGATTTCAACGAATATCGGGAACAGAAGATTTCAGCCGATGAAGCGACAAAGAT
- the cmk gene encoding (d)CMP kinase: MEKKLSVAIDGPAAAGKSTVAKIVAEKFNYIYVDTGAMYRALTFKALNQQVRLNDEQALFGVLIDTEIELRTSEKGQLVFLDHEDVTAQIRNNEVTGSVSEVAKHRSIREEMVRRQQIFGENGGVVMDGRDIGTHVLPNAEVKVFLIASVEERAQRRHQENVVKGFPSDIEKLREEIATRDKLDSEREVSPLKKAADAIEIDTTSLSIQEVAESIMSLIEERKR, translated from the coding sequence ATGGAAAAAAAATTATCAGTTGCAATCGATGGGCCAGCTGCGGCTGGAAAAAGCACGGTTGCTAAAATTGTCGCAGAAAAGTTCAATTACATATATGTGGATACAGGCGCGATGTACAGGGCCCTTACCTTTAAGGCTCTTAATCAACAGGTTCGCCTCAATGATGAACAAGCTCTTTTTGGAGTGCTCATCGATACGGAAATAGAATTAAGGACGAGTGAAAAGGGACAGCTGGTATTCTTGGATCATGAGGACGTGACAGCCCAAATCAGAAACAATGAAGTGACTGGCTCTGTATCGGAAGTGGCGAAGCACCGGAGCATTCGCGAAGAAATGGTGCGCAGGCAGCAAATCTTTGGCGAAAACGGCGGCGTCGTCATGGATGGAAGGGATATCGGCACGCATGTGCTGCCAAACGCTGAAGTGAAGGTTTTCCTGATTGCGTCTGTAGAGGAAAGGGCCCAACGGCGACACCAGGAAAATGTAGTGAAAGGTTTCCCTTCCGATATCGAAAAGCTGAGGGAAGAAATTGCAACAAGGGATAAGCTGGACTCCGAACGTGAAGTATCGCCCTTGAAAAAGGCAGCGGATGCCATCGAAATCGATACGACTTCCTTATCAATTCAAGAGGTGGCCGAAAGTATCATGTCTTTAATAGAAGAGAGGAAAAGATAA